Below is a genomic region from Flavobacteriales bacterium.
CTCGCCCTTCTCCGTTACGTCAGAAATCAACTTAAAATAAGCCTCACTTTCGTAATCTGTTCGATACTCTAACTCTTTATTTATTGCCTCAATTTCACCTTCTAATTGTTGAGCTTCCTCAAACACAGTTAATAACTCCTCAATTACAGACCTCTCGCTTGTAAACTTTATTTCTTGAGGTAAATACCCAATAGTTTTCTCATCCGGTATTAAGACTTTACCTTCGGAGGGATCCATCTCTTTTGAAATCACTTTAAGGAAGGTACTTTTCCCTACACCATTTTTGCCAACCAAGCCAATTCTATCCTTTTCTCCTACCATAAAAGAGATTGAGGTGAACAAGTCTATGCCATTAAAGGCTACTGATAAATTAGATACTGAAAACATGGCGCGAATTTAATAAAGAATTGGCACGAAATTGGATATCGGCCTGTCAATATTAATGTTAGAAAAAGAATGCAATCCCTTTAAAATGGGCTTCTCTTGTTTAGTTAATTTAATAAATTTGCCAAGTAAACCGATTTAGAAAGAATGGATTCAATATTTCATACAAAAACACTGACCTTTTTACTCTTCCTTTTCACTATTAATGCGACAGCACAAACTGGCACGCTTGAACTTCTTCAAAACAGAGAGTTCAGATATAGCAAATCAGAATGGCACATACTTGATAAGCAGACCATTAAAAAGAGCTATCAAAAGCAATACAGTCTTGAATTAAATAAACAAGACACTAAAACAGTATTAGAAATCCGAACTCTTGATATTGATTCGAGAAATAAAAATTATCCGGAAAGAAAAACCGGTGAAGTATCGTCTGTTGGAGAATTAAAACATTTCAAAGAAGACCTTACCGAGAGATTCAAAGCAGATTCCACGGTAACTCTCAACTTTATAAAATCAAAAGCCTATAAAGAATTTAAGATAATCTTAGCTAAAAAGACCAACAGCTCAAACCCCGAAACAATAACTTATTACGCGGCTGCCAGAAATGTAATTCACCGTTTTTTCATTATTGCGGTTACTTTAGAAGAAGCTCAATGCAAGTCTATTGATGATGCTCGCAAACAATTAATTGCACAAATCAAGCAAATAAAGGACAATAATTAGTCGAATTCAGGCACTCTTGAAAATGAATTTCGTAGCTATTTTAAGAGGAATAAATGTTAGTGGCCAGAAAAAAATACTAATGGCCGACTTAAGGAATATACTTAAAAAGGAAGGCTTTTCTTATATCGAAACCTACATTCAAAGTGGTAATATCATATTCTATTCTTCCGAACAAAACACATTGATCCTCGAAAAGAAAATCCAAAACAGCATTTTCAAAGCCTACCAATTCGAAGTACCGGTTATTGTATTAACCAAAGCAGAATTACTCAATACGGATAGAAACAACCCATTTCTTCAAAACAATCCATCTATTGATATTAAGCTTCTCCATGTTACGTTTCTAAAAGAAGAGCCAATAGAAAAAAACTTAACGAAACTCAATAGTTTCAATTTCTCACCTGATGAGTTTGTTATTTCAAGTAAAACGATTTACGTGTACTGTCCTGGAGGTTATGGCAAAACGAAACTCTCTAATACTTTCTTTGGAAAAAAATTAAAAGTATCTACTACCACTAGAAATTGGAAAACGGTAACGTACCTAGCTGAGTCGGTAAGTACTAATAATCTATAATCTTACAGAAATGTGATACTTTTGTATCCATTCCCATCAAATACATTCGATTGTATTAAATCAACTCTCCAAGAATAAATCATTCCTTGGTTTAGCATATCCAAAATAGGTTTATCGTCACGCAGTACATAACCATTTTCAAAAGCAGGATGATCCAACTCCAATGGATAATCAGAAAAATGATGAAGAAA
It encodes:
- a CDS encoding DUF1697 domain-containing protein, which encodes MNFVAILRGINVSGQKKILMADLRNILKKEGFSYIETYIQSGNIIFYSSEQNTLILEKKIQNSIFKAYQFEVPVIVLTKAELLNTDRNNPFLQNNPSIDIKLLHVTFLKEEPIEKNLTKLNSFNFSPDEFVISSKTIYVYCPGGYGKTKLSNTFFGKKLKVSTTTRNWKTVTYLAESVSTNNL